agcgtctatGTAAAGTATAATGGCCAAAATTTGACACGCGTGAAAATGAGTGATAAACCAGTTTTTGGGGAAAAATCTTTATGAACTTACTAAAGCACGTGTTTCcaaacatatttatttatagtttCACGAAAATTGTACGGCTGAAAATAGTTTCGGCCATTAACAGATTCATATAGgtaattaaatgatttttttggggACTACATacttatgaatttttatttcgtaatttttttgtgGTCCACAATctccactattttttttaataaaaaaaaatgtagctacttttttaaaaactctgAGACTTTGGGAAAGtacatttattaaaatatatttttttgatacaTGAATCAATAGAAACAttgaaaaccataccatttatcattttcattttatctaaaaatattgaaaaggttTTGGCTTACTTTTTAAGCAAAGTTAATCTTGAGTATACCAAACTGATGTTCACAAAATACATGTATCGTATTGGATTTTACTCAGCCTTGCTACaagatgttttcaaaagaatgtTCTGTCTGatatgtaatttgaaaaatagtttagtAAAGTCAatacacaattgaaaaaaacttacctTTATTTTCGAGGGATCACTTGTCATAATGCCGTCTTGTATCATCTCTGTTGACAGAACCTGTCCCAAAAATATTTCCACTTTCTCATCATCGTGTTCCTTATGTTGACCAGTAGTTTCTATGAGCAAGTAGAACGGAAACTCTCCCAACGGAGCCTCTGTCTCGAGATGGTTTATGCAGCAATCCAAAGCCGAATGATCTATCAACTCACAAGACGTTAGAATCCCTCCCAATAGCTTTTTTGCTTCGAGGAATGTCTTAAGCACGTGTTCATAACTTTTAAGTCCCAAAAATAGCACATTTTGGGTTACAGTAGCTGGTGGGCAGCTAATGGCGACCTTTGTGACCACACCCAGACTTCCTTCTGCTCCGataaacaagtttttcaaatgatAACCGGTATTGTCTTTCCTGGAAGTGCTCATCAAATCCAAAACGGTTCCATCGGCCAGAACAACCTCTAAACCCAGAATCGAACCGTGGAGATTTCCGTAACGCATCAATCGAATGCCACCGGCGTTAGTGGACACATTCCCTCCAATCTGGCAGGAATCTTTCGATCCCAAGTCTAAGGGCAACATCAAACCTTCCTcggacaaattttgttccaattttcCTAGGATACAACCGGCCTCGCATAGCATAGTCCCCGAATATCTATCGATACTTTCGACTCGATTCATCAGCTCTAAAGATAGTACAATTTCGTCGAAAACTGGAACAGATCCTCCACACACGCCGGTATTGCCTCCGAAAATCGAAATCGCTAATCTGCGTCCATTGCAGTACTTCAAAATCGAACTTACTTCCTGGGCTGAACGTGGTTTCAGAACCAGAGACGACATGCCTCGAACGTACCGGAAGTAGTCACGATTATAGCCAGCTGCTTCCGTTTCACCTCGAAGAACTTGGTTATTGGTGGGAAGAGTTCGCTCGAAAAAGTCGATGTCCTGTCCGGTTATTGTAGCAAATGATTTACGCCTCAGGTTGTAGCGGTCCTGcggaaaaataagaatttgtttcaccttttgagatttttaataGTTGTTTAGACAATCAAGTTTTAAATATCAAACCTTATCTATGTAAGTCAATAATTAGGCATTCTAAAGCTAGTTTTTCCAGCTTAAGAATGCCTGATAGACAATTAATCAAGTTTATATTCGAACTTATcttcaaaaattctgaaatttatgAATGTACTTatgaacaattgaacaattgtaCAATTGAATTATAGCTAAATGCTTATAAATGGATTCCAAATTCCTAGTTCCTAATTTTTAGTGCTGAATCTTAAGCTGTTATTTCGAAGTTTagcatgataaaaaataaatcttcatGATCGATTGTTCACGTATTATTTACCTTCGACAATGGAATATCGTGCAGCTTTTTTCTCCAAATTTGTGATGCGACTTTTCGCACCATTAACAGTCTGTGAGTTGGATTCATTGAGCCTGTAATAAACATGATAATAGATTGTAGTGATATTATACAAAtagctttttgattttttttttggaaaaaaaaacatgctttgggaaaaaggctgtaagtcagttatttggtgctcgaaaaaaatgtcacttagtgcctgaaaaAGCTGGAGTAAGAagctggtaatttttttttaaatgtcttaaGATTATGCCcacaaaaaaaacgtaaaaagtggtgtaaaaactgtACTTTTTGATGAATCAATCGTTAAAGCTGTTTCAGTCACAgtggaaaacttttgaaaagtgCCTAAGTAttgcgttaacatactcaaaattcaATGCAAAGCCAAATTTAGGTATTAGAATAGTCTAAAACAATGCAGATTggtaaaaattacttaaaacagctacctttaaatagtcttcaaaatttctgtgtttcgtatttttttataaatctaaatatgccaaaatgtcacaaattacgtctactttccatttcacttttcaaaatttctctacTTTaactggaacagctttggctTTGGCTTGATTGATTTAAAAGTGTGGTTTGACACCACTTTCTTACGATTTTTATAGCCATGTTAGCCatcttaagaaattaaaaaaaaatatttccatttgtgCAACATATACATAGCTTCTAACTTAAGCTTACTCAGGcactaaatgaaatttgttttgaacacgtaataactgatttactgcctttttcccgaagcatgtttacaaaaaaaattgactttgaataactttgaaataaattattgtgGCTAAATTTTGTCTGAGAATAATATTCGAGTCACGCAATATTTAAAGCTAGGGCGCTTTACCTAGCGGCGCACCTTTCAAATGTTTCTTctccaaagcgctctagctttaaCTATCCACCTATCATTTTCGTATTTCGATTTTTATTCTACTAGAGTTCATCTCTCcaaaatgccattaaaatattataacaagtataaattttgtaaaaataagttgagaaacaagagagttttatcTGAAAAAGTGTTAGTGGTCATTTGACCCCCACAGCGGTTAAAAAGGTTTATACAATGTGTTGGTATGTTTCAGGCCCATGCGAAGGACCCTTTCATGaggggggtttcgaaattcaaatttagctaaaaataacaacaataacaaaaatacacaataaataaggaaatggaTTTCTAACATCATTTTCTTACATCTTTCTTTCGTGATTATTAtaatcacacaaactcaaaaaacaaaaagtattaatgataaaataaatcaaaacttccaaaacaaattacaatgaatgtttcaaatcaataatcATTTTCGGTAAATCattgatacatttttcaaaatgatgtttcttattctgaactaaaaaTTTACTTCATAAACGTGCAtttttgattagaaaaaaaattacaagtttatGTTTTCAGATcacaaaaaattcagaattcaaaaacaaacttatcaaaaatatttctcaaaattgaattagtttgactttaaattcggttaatttatgtaaaaatttaaaaataattgtacttgaaaatttggtaattttatttgaaaattgaaacaaaatataaaaaataaaaagattagattttttaccatttaacaaggattttttttcaatgaacacGTTTTCCCcttataaacatatttatttatagaatttaaacGATAGTTCAAGTGAGAATCATTTTAGTGctaatgttttaatgattgatttgtagATTTTGGCGTACtcaactcgaatcttttgtcaaatttgggcTATCACATTTAATTTAGGTGATATGtagttttaaaatgtgtcagttttaattttaatcaatcattgataactgtttAACTATCGAAccaatatttaagaaaaaagtctgattctgaatttgtttattttacttcattcaattaaggaataatttttgatgatgatgatgcatgatctaaaaaagtaaaattcagcAGTTTTTTATAACTTAGATAAATATCATTAGGTTCAATTATTTAAGACATCActgctaaaagttgaaaaaaaaatgattctagTTATCAAATTAGTTGAAACCTGCAGAACGAT
This sequence is a window from Uranotaenia lowii strain MFRU-FL chromosome 3, ASM2978415v1, whole genome shotgun sequence. Protein-coding genes within it:
- the LOC129753393 gene encoding D-2-hydroxyglutarate dehydrogenase, mitochondrial-like, translated to MFAEKRQHHIGWDGGVQSSMNPTHRLLMVRKVASQIWRKKLHDIPLSKDRYNLRRKSFATITGQDIDFFERTLPTNNQVLRGETEAAGYNRDYFRYVRGMSSLVLKPRSAQEVSSILKYCNGRRLAISIFGGNTGVCGGSVPVFDEIVLSLELMNRVESIDRYSGTMLCEAGCILGKLEQNLSEEGLMLPLDLGSKDSCQIGGNVSTNAGGIRLMRYGNLHGSILGLEVVLADGTVLDLMSTSRKDNTGYHLKNLFIGAEGSLGVVTKVAISCPPATVTQNVLFLGLKSYEHVLKTFLEAKKLLGGILTSCELIDHSALDCCINHLETEAPLGEFPFYLLIETTGQHKEHDDEKVEIFLGQVLSTEMIQDGIMTSDPSKIKTEHSFENIL